The following are encoded together in the Chlorocebus sabaeus isolate Y175 chromosome 12, mChlSab1.0.hap1, whole genome shotgun sequence genome:
- the LOC103239912 gene encoding olfactory receptor 1L6 codes for MSYFYGLKLMKEAVLIKLPFTSLPLLLQTLSRKSRDMETKNYSSSTSGFILLGLSSNPQLQKPLFAIFLIMYLVTVVGNVLIILAIYSDPRLHTPMYFFLSNLSFTDICFTTAIVPKMLVNFLSETNVISYVGCLVQMYVFMAFGNTDSYLLASMAIDRLVAICNPLHYDVVMNPRHYLLMLLGSCSISHLHSLFRVLLMSHLSFCASHVIKHFFCDTQPVLKLSCSDTSSNQMVVMTETLAVIVTPFLCIIFSYLRIIVTVLRIPSAAGKWKAFSTCGSHLTAVSLFYGSIIYVYFRPLSVYSVVRDRVATVMYTVVTPMLNPFIYSLRNKDMKRGLKKLRDRIYW; via the coding sequence ATGAGCTATTTTTACGGGCTTAAACTTATGAAGGAAGCTGTCTTGATCAAACTGCCCTTTACATCTCTCCCACTGCTTCTCCAAACCCTATCCAGGAAGTCCAGAGACATGGAGACAAAGAATTACAGCAGCAGCACCTCAGGCTTCATCCTCCTGGGCCTCTCTTCCAACCCTCAGCTGCAGAAACCTCTCTTTGCCATCTTCCTCATCATGTACCTGGTCACCGTGGTGGGGAATGTGCTCATCATCCTGGCCATCTACTCTGACCCCAGGCTCCACACCCCTATGTACTTTTTTCTCAGCAACTTGTCTTTCACGGATATCTGCTTCACAACAGCCATAGTGCCTAAGATGCTGGTGAATTTTCTATCAGAGACAAACGTTATCTCTTATGTGGGCTGCCTGGTCCAGATGTATGTCTTCATGGCCTTTGGGAACACTGACAGCTACCTGCTGGCCTCTATGGCCATCGACCGGCTGGTGGCCATCTGCAACCCCTTACACTATGATGTAGTTATGAACCCACGGCATTACCTACTCATGCTATTGGGTTCTTGCAGCATCTCCCACTTACATTCCCTGTTCCGCGTGCTACTTATGTCTCacctgtctttctgtgcctctcACGTCATTAAGCACTTTTTCTGTGACACCCAGCCTGTGCTAAAGCTGTCCTGCTCTGACACATCCTCCAACCAGATGGTGGTCATGACTGAGACCTTAGCTGTCATCGTGACCCCCTTCCTGTGTATCATCTTCTCCTACCTGCGAATCATCGTCACTGTGCTCAGAATCCCCTCTGCAGCTGGGAAGTGGAAGGCCTTCTCTACCTGTGGCTCCCACCTTACTGCAGTATCCCTTTTCTATGGGAGTATTATTTATGTCTATTTTAGGCCCCTGTCCGTGTACTCAGTGGTTAGGGACCGGGTAGCCACAGTTATGTACACAGTAGTGACACCCATGCTGAACCCTTTCATCTACAGCCTGAGGAACAAAGATATGAAAAGGGGTTTGAAGAAATTAAGAGACAGAATTTACTGgtaa